The Chloroherpetonaceae bacterium genome includes a region encoding these proteins:
- a CDS encoding succinate dehydrogenase iron-sulfur subunit gives MLLEVTIKRFNPEKDQAPHWETYKVEAEPMDRVLDVLNKIKWEQDGTLTYRKSCAHGVCGSDAMMINGENRLACVTLVKDLRTTKLRIEPLPGAPVIKDMVIDMTGFWRKYETVMPYLVNDDPPPETERYMSSEDQERIEESTRCILCGACTYSCPSTWSDEEYLGPAALLKAYRFIFDSRDQAADERLKIIDNNKGLWKCYTIFNCVQACPKEIDITKHISALKRKVVSERY, from the coding sequence ATGCTGTTAGAAGTAACCATCAAGCGGTTCAATCCAGAGAAAGACCAAGCGCCTCATTGGGAGACCTACAAAGTTGAGGCGGAGCCAATGGATCGCGTCTTGGACGTGCTTAACAAAATTAAGTGGGAGCAAGACGGGACGCTAACCTATCGCAAGTCGTGTGCGCACGGGGTGTGCGGAAGCGATGCCATGATGATTAACGGCGAGAATCGTCTGGCATGCGTAACGCTGGTCAAAGACTTGCGCACCACGAAACTTCGGATTGAGCCGTTGCCCGGTGCGCCGGTCATCAAGGATATGGTCATTGATATGACAGGGTTCTGGCGTAAGTATGAGACCGTCATGCCATACTTGGTCAATGATGACCCGCCGCCTGAGACCGAGCGGTACATGAGCAGCGAAGACCAAGAACGTATTGAAGAGTCAACGCGCTGCATTCTGTGTGGAGCCTGCACGTATTCTTGTCCCTCTACATGGAGCGACGAAGAATACTTGGGACCTGCTGCACTACTGAAAGCTTATCGCTTCATTTTTGATTCGCGCGATCAAGCGGCAGATGAACGGCTTAAGATTATTGACAATAATAAAGGTCTCTGGAAGTGCTACACCATTTTCAACTGCGTTCAGGCGTGCCCAAAAGAAATTGACATTACAAAGCATATTTCGGCGCTCAAGCGCAAGGTCGTCAGTGAACGCTACTAA
- a CDS encoding (2Fe-2S)-binding protein: MPKVEINGSTFDAFVDESLLGAARRHKAHIGYSCGGHGLCQTCEVIIESGMDALSPINDVEKAWLTAEKQQKGHRLACQAQIKKDAPIKLTTRAEKARRLFNNAFLAKKETLPPTSHPQGHVGEFFTFLGMETLAHISAAPMAFANAVGRVFEGKLTLNAITDAVNAWSERAPEIGEILSKTLSGLPDAIAPVTNAVADVAKGVIDTATKVVKSATGGASATATDGKEAVQAVPIKVEKK; encoded by the coding sequence ATGCCAAAAGTAGAAATCAACGGCTCAACCTTCGATGCTTTTGTCGATGAATCACTCTTAGGTGCCGCACGTCGCCACAAAGCACATATTGGATACTCCTGTGGCGGACATGGTTTGTGCCAAACATGCGAGGTGATAATTGAAAGCGGAATGGACGCGCTCTCTCCTATAAACGATGTGGAGAAAGCATGGCTTACAGCTGAAAAGCAGCAAAAAGGACATCGCTTAGCTTGTCAAGCGCAGATTAAGAAAGATGCGCCAATCAAGCTGACCACGCGTGCTGAAAAAGCTCGCCGTCTTTTCAACAATGCATTCCTAGCTAAGAAGGAAACGCTCCCGCCAACATCGCACCCACAAGGTCATGTAGGCGAGTTTTTCACTTTTCTTGGAATGGAGACGCTGGCACATATTTCAGCCGCACCGATGGCATTTGCAAATGCAGTCGGACGAGTATTTGAGGGCAAATTGACCTTGAATGCCATCACCGATGCCGTAAATGCGTGGAGTGAGCGTGCACCTGAAATTGGTGAGATTCTAAGCAAAACCCTCAGTGGCTTGCCCGATGCGATTGCCCCTGTGACCAACGCAGTCGCAGATGTAGCCAAAGGTGTCATTGATACGGCGACCAAAGTCGTAAAAAGTGCAACAGGCGGAGCAAGTGCAACAGCCACAGATGGCAAGGAAGCGGTTCAGGCAGTTCCAATTAAAGTGGAGAAAAAGTAG
- a CDS encoding cobaltochelatase subunit CobN, with the protein MNTQKHITLVLGMERYNAELFQHIKATLRNQCPSLRLHTFFDNDVAERPKKVEAAISVSDVVFVALIVLDDTASALVQMLKKHQPEFIFAFESLPNLMMMNKVGSYHFSGGKGEMPKPVKALGKILGGGREEDAFYGYVQMQRLANRIMKFLPENFGGEKVHDARIWMTVSSYWTNSGEENVINMLRFIGEKLLHLPLKSEPPQEINTMGFYHPDYYKETKAFFPDLKHYLKWEKKTGRDKGNKPKVGLLLPRKHLLTGQSYAAEIIYALEAQGLRVYACYAMGIELHIAVRTQLKEAGVELLINLFGFPLVGGPAGSTKTGIAHPAASEILSELNAPYIVSQPLYVQTKESWRQCGVNPIQAMIIYSLPEMDGAICPVVLGALEKETIRLEPSRLSRLCGLVKRWVSLKHKPNKEKKIAVVLYNYPPNQGKLGTAALLNVPKSIINFVRELHQQGYNTGDFLSRYASQPDQLVRDLARSIEVDTVTETATLQEFNEWVSSREQDRIEARWGKAPGDIATVGKERFIIGGLRFGNLYIGVQPQLFIQGDPMRLLFDKENTPHHQFVMFYKWIAHRFQADALVHFGMHGTAEWMPGLQLGLTEDCWSDVLLGELPQFYIYPMNNPSEANIAKRRGYATIISHAVPPYARAGLYKEFQALRDLLGDFENGRDFPELREAILQKAEALNLNEDVLPSNDFAEYASRLSAYLKEMENRLICGDLHVLGENPDKAMQVELLTETLKNQSDLRLLEFAANYLGTEPYTVLLERAKQGDRDAALKKEKIEALCHYIVEKFIVEDRPITQALEV; encoded by the coding sequence ATGAACACACAGAAGCACATTACGCTTGTGCTCGGCATGGAACGCTACAACGCCGAGCTATTTCAACACATCAAAGCCACACTCCGAAATCAATGTCCTTCGCTGCGCCTGCATACCTTCTTTGATAATGATGTAGCTGAGCGGCCGAAAAAAGTCGAGGCAGCAATTAGCGTAAGTGATGTGGTCTTTGTGGCACTGATTGTCTTGGATGATACGGCAAGTGCGCTAGTGCAAATGCTAAAGAAGCACCAGCCTGAGTTCATTTTTGCCTTTGAGTCGCTGCCGAACCTGATGATGATGAACAAAGTAGGGTCGTATCACTTCTCGGGCGGGAAAGGCGAGATGCCTAAGCCCGTCAAGGCACTGGGAAAAATTTTGGGCGGTGGGCGAGAAGAAGATGCCTTCTATGGCTATGTGCAGATGCAGCGTCTGGCAAATCGGATTATGAAATTTTTGCCTGAAAACTTTGGTGGCGAGAAAGTGCACGATGCGCGTATCTGGATGACCGTAAGTTCCTACTGGACAAATTCAGGCGAAGAGAATGTGATAAATATGCTGCGTTTCATTGGCGAGAAATTGCTGCACCTGCCGCTCAAGAGTGAGCCACCACAAGAAATTAACACGATGGGCTTTTATCACCCTGACTACTACAAGGAGACTAAAGCCTTTTTCCCAGACTTGAAGCATTATCTCAAGTGGGAAAAGAAAACAGGACGCGATAAAGGCAACAAGCCAAAAGTGGGGCTGCTTTTGCCTCGCAAACACTTGCTAACTGGACAAAGCTATGCAGCAGAGATTATCTATGCACTGGAAGCACAAGGGCTGCGCGTCTATGCGTGCTACGCAATGGGCATTGAACTACACATTGCAGTGCGGACGCAACTAAAAGAAGCAGGCGTGGAGTTACTCATCAACTTATTTGGATTTCCTTTGGTAGGAGGTCCAGCAGGCTCAACCAAAACTGGAATTGCACATCCAGCAGCATCGGAGATTTTGTCAGAGCTGAATGCACCTTACATTGTCTCGCAACCGCTCTATGTGCAAACTAAAGAAAGCTGGCGTCAGTGCGGCGTCAATCCAATTCAAGCAATGATTATCTACTCTTTGCCTGAAATGGATGGCGCAATTTGCCCAGTCGTGTTGGGAGCATTGGAGAAAGAAACGATACGGCTGGAACCTTCACGCCTAAGTCGTTTGTGCGGACTGGTAAAGCGGTGGGTGAGTCTCAAGCATAAGCCGAACAAGGAAAAGAAAATTGCAGTGGTGCTTTACAACTACCCACCGAATCAAGGCAAGCTGGGCACCGCAGCATTGCTCAATGTGCCAAAGAGCATCATCAACTTTGTGCGAGAGCTGCATCAGCAAGGTTACAACACAGGTGATTTTCTTAGTCGCTATGCCAGCCAGCCTGACCAACTTGTCCGTGACCTTGCACGCTCAATTGAAGTGGATACGGTTACAGAGACAGCGACGCTGCAAGAATTCAATGAGTGGGTGAGCTCACGCGAACAAGACCGCATTGAAGCCCGCTGGGGGAAAGCCCCTGGCGACATTGCAACCGTCGGCAAAGAGCGTTTCATCATCGGAGGCTTACGATTTGGCAATCTCTACATTGGTGTGCAACCGCAACTGTTTATTCAGGGCGACCCAATGCGCCTGCTCTTTGACAAGGAAAACACGCCGCATCACCAATTCGTGATGTTCTACAAGTGGATTGCGCATCGTTTCCAAGCTGATGCGCTGGTGCACTTCGGTATGCACGGCACAGCAGAATGGATGCCCGGTTTGCAGCTGGGGCTAACGGAAGACTGCTGGTCTGATGTGCTGCTGGGTGAGTTGCCACAGTTCTACATCTATCCGATGAACAATCCTTCAGAAGCAAATATCGCTAAACGACGTGGCTATGCGACCATCATCTCGCATGCCGTTCCACCCTACGCCCGAGCCGGACTTTACAAGGAGTTTCAAGCATTGCGAGACCTTTTGGGGGATTTCGAGAACGGACGCGATTTCCCCGAACTGCGAGAAGCTATTCTGCAAAAAGCCGAAGCACTGAACCTGAATGAGGATGTGTTACCAAGTAATGATTTTGCTGAATACGCAAGTCGCCTATCGGCTTACCTCAAGGAAATGGAAAATCGGCTCATCTGCGGTGATTTGCATGTGCTCGGCGAAAATCCCGACAAAGCAATGCAAGTTGAACTTCTCACAGAAACACTGAAAAATCAAAGCGACCTTCGGCTCTTGGAGTTTGCCGCAAACTATCTGGGCACTGAGCCATATACAGTGTTGCTCGAGCGTGCTAAGCAAGGCGACAGAGACGCAGCCTTGAAGAAAGAAAAAATTGAGGCGCTCTGCCACTACATCGTAGAAAAGTTTATCGTAGAAGACAGACCAATCACTCAGGCGCTCGAAGTCTGA
- a CDS encoding alanine dehydrogenase, producing the protein MSYTSDFGYMDFDLGVETLEKVAIKSERKMHIALGVPKENTPDEHRVALAPSGVKMVVERGHRVLVERDAGAHCNFTNQAYSEAGAIIIDDPIELYKESNVIVKVAPPLPEEYELLQRNQVIISALHLGSVRQEYVETVLKKSITGLAFEFIETRDGELPIVRSMSEIAGTLAVQTAAKYLETGNGGRGILLGGIAGVPPAIVAILGAGTVGYYAARAALGLGAMVYVLDKELNRLRRFEEAFDRRVITAVANDHYISRVAKIADVMIGAMNPRSKIMKPIVSEETVMTMQKGAVIVDVSIDQGGCFETSIRTSHSNPVYVKYGVTHYCVPNMPSAVARTASYALTNALIPFILKIGEYASISDALWRSTSLRNGTYSYKGYLTKKILADLSGLTFREVQMLLATDM; encoded by the coding sequence ATGAGTTACACTAGTGATTTCGGATATATGGACTTCGACCTTGGCGTCGAGACGCTAGAGAAGGTCGCCATTAAATCCGAGCGAAAAATGCACATTGCATTAGGCGTGCCCAAAGAGAACACGCCTGATGAACATCGCGTGGCGCTTGCGCCGTCAGGCGTTAAGATGGTGGTCGAGCGTGGTCATCGAGTGTTGGTAGAGCGAGATGCAGGCGCACACTGCAACTTCACGAATCAAGCCTATAGCGAAGCCGGTGCAATTATCATTGATGACCCTATTGAGCTCTACAAGGAATCCAATGTAATTGTGAAAGTGGCGCCCCCATTGCCAGAGGAATATGAACTACTGCAGCGCAATCAAGTGATTATTTCTGCCCTGCATTTGGGCAGCGTGCGGCAAGAATATGTCGAGACGGTGCTGAAAAAAAGCATCACAGGATTGGCTTTTGAATTTATTGAAACCCGAGATGGTGAGCTACCGATTGTGCGTTCAATGAGTGAGATTGCAGGCACGCTGGCGGTGCAAACTGCAGCAAAGTATCTGGAAACAGGGAACGGCGGTCGTGGAATCTTGCTGGGGGGCATTGCAGGCGTGCCGCCAGCGATTGTAGCAATTTTGGGAGCGGGTACCGTTGGATATTATGCTGCACGTGCCGCATTAGGACTGGGCGCAATGGTCTATGTGCTGGATAAGGAACTCAATCGCCTCCGTCGCTTTGAGGAGGCTTTCGACCGTCGCGTCATTACCGCTGTGGCGAATGACCACTACATCTCACGCGTCGCCAAAATTGCCGACGTAATGATTGGTGCAATGAACCCGCGCTCTAAAATTATGAAACCCATCGTGAGCGAAGAGACAGTTATGACAATGCAAAAAGGCGCGGTCATTGTCGATGTCTCCATAGACCAAGGTGGTTGCTTTGAGACCAGCATTCGCACTTCGCACTCCAATCCCGTCTATGTGAAGTATGGGGTTACACACTACTGCGTGCCAAATATGCCCTCTGCTGTGGCGCGCACCGCTTCATATGCACTCACCAATGCCCTGATTCCCTTCATTCTCAAAATTGGTGAATACGCAAGCATCTCGGACGCACTCTGGCGTAGCACCAGCCTCCGCAACGGCACTTACTCCTACAAAGGCTACCTGACCAAAAAGATTCTGGCGGACCTTTCGGGATTGACATTCCGAGAAGTACAGATGCTACTGGCAACCGATATGTAG
- a CDS encoding phage holin family protein yields the protein MPQKKPSSDSSPPAALGIVDMIIDTIESSYRDISAIISARIDLAKLDLAEIIASVLASAVIGLIGLIGLAYLMVALALFLGEVLGKPSLGFFIMGMILSGLAVYLAKVSPDLLKNFFWRLVFTKLDELERQRSNTNAGT from the coding sequence GTGCCGCAAAAGAAACCATCTTCGGATTCATCTCCCCCCGCTGCGCTTGGCATCGTGGATATGATTATCGACACCATTGAGAGCAGTTATCGCGATATTTCAGCGATTATTTCTGCAAGGATAGACCTTGCCAAGTTAGACCTTGCTGAAATTATAGCAAGTGTGTTGGCATCGGCGGTAATTGGCTTAATTGGTTTGATTGGTCTAGCATACCTGATGGTGGCACTAGCGCTGTTTTTGGGAGAAGTGCTGGGGAAACCTTCGCTCGGCTTTTTCATTATGGGAATGATACTCAGCGGGCTTGCCGTTTATTTAGCCAAAGTTTCACCCGATTTGCTCAAAAATTTTTTCTGGCGACTGGTCTTCACCAAGCTCGATGAACTTGAGCGTCAGCGTTCCAATACGAATGCAGGCACCTAA
- a CDS encoding SGNH/GDSL hydrolase family protein yields MKKLLLTALFIIFSSAYFSCTPERKAPTEGGEPGSGSLGSFDAARYVAIGNSITAGFLSNSLYEAGQLNSYPALIARQAHGRSENGLGQSKFQMPIIAEPGFGAAVTVGNNTVLASGRIELGGFSSTGTPITVVNTSPTGNGQPPPNNPAFRNATLARPYNNLGIPGIVMGDATQAITASNSLSRSPFIDIILRNPLLGNRSPVQQAAALLAPQQGDKLVTFWLGNNDVLGYATSGGVSPAAPTPTAAFTAFYVRALDSLRRIPNVKIIVANIPDVTAIPFMTTLGPLFRTLLTVNRIPAIFYQRGGTVPGNPAVGVPTQLPTSDVGNPARALILLTGSAAIQQVGATNGVFARQYWAGILANANPAILSLPPAQQDTIIRQTLGIVTTAPFALSPQNPLPNQYILDDGEITIARNAIQEFNNAIRAQVGQSGVVGLVDINGIFNNIVRNGGIEVDGEWLKTDLAIGGLFSMDGVHPSPKAHGIVANEFIRIINREFNASIPLVIVRNLSNGIVQAGTQATASGEAIDFTKPEHIKYLDAKLYEEVARQCGAFREKLRISY; encoded by the coding sequence ATGAAGAAACTTTTACTCACGGCACTTTTCATCATTTTTTCTTCAGCATACTTTAGCTGCACTCCTGAGCGCAAAGCGCCTACGGAGGGCGGTGAGCCGGGCAGCGGCTCGCTTGGCAGCTTTGACGCTGCTCGCTATGTGGCAATCGGCAACAGCATTACCGCCGGCTTTCTCTCTAACTCGCTCTATGAAGCAGGGCAGCTCAATAGTTACCCTGCTCTTATTGCCCGACAAGCGCATGGCAGAAGCGAAAATGGGCTTGGGCAGTCAAAGTTCCAGATGCCTATCATTGCAGAACCAGGGTTCGGGGCTGCCGTAACTGTTGGGAATAACACTGTTCTTGCCAGCGGCAGAATTGAATTAGGTGGGTTTAGCAGTACTGGCACGCCTATCACAGTTGTCAATACCTCGCCTACGGGTAATGGTCAACCTCCACCGAACAATCCTGCTTTTCGCAATGCCACACTGGCCCGCCCTTACAACAATCTTGGCATTCCGGGTATCGTAATGGGCGATGCGACGCAAGCCATCACAGCTTCAAATAGCCTTTCCCGCAGTCCATTTATTGACATTATTTTGCGCAATCCGCTCTTAGGCAATCGCTCACCTGTGCAGCAAGCGGCTGCCCTTTTAGCTCCTCAACAAGGCGATAAACTTGTCACTTTCTGGCTTGGCAACAACGATGTATTGGGTTATGCCACCAGCGGTGGTGTCAGTCCTGCTGCACCCACTCCTACGGCTGCATTCACTGCGTTTTATGTGCGCGCTCTCGATAGCTTGCGGCGTATCCCGAACGTCAAAATCATCGTCGCCAACATCCCTGATGTTACGGCGATTCCGTTTATGACTACGCTGGGGCCTCTTTTCCGCACACTGCTGACTGTCAATCGCATTCCTGCCATTTTCTATCAGCGGGGTGGCACAGTGCCCGGCAACCCAGCTGTTGGCGTGCCTACGCAGCTGCCTACCTCTGACGTGGGCAACCCTGCACGTGCACTTATCCTGCTGACAGGCTCTGCAGCGATTCAACAAGTGGGCGCCACAAATGGTGTATTTGCCCGTCAGTATTGGGCTGGGATTTTAGCGAATGCTAATCCAGCGATTCTCTCTCTTCCGCCGGCGCAGCAAGACACAATTATTCGCCAGACGCTCGGTATCGTCACCACTGCGCCGTTTGCACTGTCGCCACAAAACCCCTTGCCGAATCAATACATTCTGGACGATGGCGAAATCACTATTGCCAGAAACGCTATTCAGGAATTCAACAATGCTATTCGTGCACAAGTTGGACAAAGCGGCGTAGTTGGACTCGTGGATATCAACGGTATCTTTAACAACATTGTGCGTAATGGCGGCATTGAAGTCGATGGCGAGTGGCTCAAGACCGACTTAGCGATTGGTGGGCTTTTTTCAATGGACGGCGTGCACCCTTCGCCAAAGGCACACGGGATTGTAGCCAATGAGTTCATTCGCATCATCAACCGTGAGTTTAATGCAAGTATTCCACTGGTGATTGTGCGTAACCTCTCCAATGGTATTGTGCAGGCGGGCACGCAAGCCACTGCATCGGGTGAAGCTATAGACTTTACCAAGCCTGAGCACATTAAGTATTTAGATGCCAAGCTCTACGAAGAAGTTGCACGCCAGTGTGGGGCATTTCGAGAGAAGTTGAGAATTTCATATTGA
- a CDS encoding WD40 repeat domain-containing protein, giving the protein MSQSRLTLKETYLENSQNAYTTAFSHDSKRFAAAGGLRAVFVYDPNQPKAIGGLADHRQSVYAMLFSKSGKYFITTGRDGMIIVYDAANFDKLATVLCPQVGPHFLSVVRYANGEVGKAFAASSNTVKEVHDAQVLYAAVEYILYELNKSPEVTAQHSNTIRNALITAGLSIPADAPLSMGGSQLLPHYALALSPDESTLYVGASHGALKIYDTSDWSLRRVLPLHSGNIRTVAVSPDGKLIATGSSDRYVKILDAETLETLHTIEGHGDSVFTVAFSPDGSLFATGGKDARLRIWNVSGKNIKPKVKILAHTFSIKGMSFISGGKEILTVSQDKTIKIWDIDKVSCVETVDRLYGGHTFTINTVSVSPDERYAVTGSDDKTVKLWQLQPA; this is encoded by the coding sequence ATGTCGCAAAGTAGGCTGACCCTGAAAGAGACTTACTTAGAAAACTCGCAAAATGCATACACAACGGCTTTCTCACACGATAGCAAACGCTTCGCCGCAGCGGGGGGCTTACGTGCAGTGTTCGTCTATGACCCGAACCAGCCCAAAGCAATTGGAGGGTTAGCCGACCATAGGCAGTCGGTCTACGCAATGCTCTTTTCAAAAAGCGGCAAGTATTTTATCACCACGGGGCGTGATGGAATGATTATTGTCTATGATGCGGCAAACTTTGACAAACTGGCAACAGTGCTCTGTCCACAAGTAGGTCCGCATTTTCTCTCTGTGGTGCGCTATGCAAATGGAGAAGTGGGAAAAGCCTTTGCTGCCAGCTCTAACACGGTCAAGGAAGTGCACGACGCTCAGGTGCTCTATGCAGCAGTCGAGTATATCTTGTATGAACTGAATAAATCGCCTGAAGTAACCGCACAACATTCTAACACAATTCGCAACGCACTCATAACGGCTGGACTTAGCATTCCAGCGGATGCGCCACTGTCAATGGGGGGAAGCCAATTGCTCCCGCACTATGCGCTGGCGCTCAGCCCCGACGAATCCACGCTCTATGTAGGTGCAAGTCACGGCGCACTCAAAATCTACGACACATCGGACTGGTCGCTGCGACGCGTCTTACCACTGCACAGTGGCAACATTCGCACCGTCGCTGTCTCGCCCGATGGCAAGCTGATTGCCACCGGTAGCAGCGACCGCTATGTGAAAATCCTCGATGCCGAGACCTTAGAGACGCTCCACACCATTGAAGGGCACGGAGACTCTGTTTTCACGGTGGCGTTTTCGCCTGATGGGTCGCTGTTTGCAACAGGCGGCAAAGATGCAAGGCTGCGCATTTGGAACGTGTCTGGCAAAAACATCAAGCCAAAGGTGAAAATTTTAGCACATACCTTTTCCATCAAGGGTATGTCATTTATCAGCGGCGGCAAAGAAATTCTGACTGTAAGCCAAGACAAAACCATCAAAATCTGGGACATTGACAAAGTCTCTTGCGTGGAGACGGTGGATAGACTTTACGGAGGGCATACCTTTACAATCAACACCGTTTCCGTCTCGCCCGATGAGCGCTATGCTGTAACAGGAAGCGATGACAAGACCGTTAAGCTCTGGCAGCTGCAGCCTGCATAA
- a CDS encoding T9SS type A sorting domain-containing protein, translating to MKHFLLHCVTFFSLLVHIGWAERLWAQYLTVAHSPATVVEGEDFSVFVECRLSSADTLNAVLVDLARGLQLVRLASVDGAVRLSFRTLPHPTKARTFAVGLSPERLPSSFALVLTLRATDALMERSEQVSLTLASIRMRELRVALLDSLDQTALLRASATFTIQPKPRHDNFAAALDSLEQASVYLPNSRASTLSLQRNFTIECWLRTTALSGVLLSTWSGVTSDAYPLEIEILSNGRLGAFFGIPFSFSRLVSRRVVADGVWHHIAVTHDSVQSSMRLFVDGVLQDSASTRLYRAAFPSVLERRVLLHIGSRAGREKFFHGELDELKLYRRAKSAAELASPELLERENDAALVWTESFSPTARSALIGVGLTSVRASLAPPSRIRNPCADVQGNTVLVSWEFSGSATAVQFTVERSSNGTNFEPVGVVESFSHQTFYRFTDRLPDGAPKVLFYRIRAQSQGRPPFFSQTLKLGLADTKPFRLHQNTPNPFNPTTTIVYELFVPSSVELIIYNMLGNEITRIRRNSQPAGTYKYIFNASEFDLSSGIYLYRLQTEMGAETRKMILMK from the coding sequence ATGAAGCACTTTCTACTGCACTGCGTTACTTTCTTTTCTCTTTTGGTGCATATCGGCTGGGCAGAGAGGTTGTGGGCACAGTATCTTACGGTCGCTCATTCTCCAGCGACTGTTGTGGAAGGTGAAGATTTTAGCGTGTTTGTAGAGTGCCGACTTTCGTCTGCCGATACGCTCAATGCTGTACTTGTAGATCTTGCACGCGGGCTGCAGCTGGTTCGCCTTGCTAGCGTAGATGGCGCAGTGCGCCTTTCGTTTCGCACGCTTCCTCACCCTACCAAAGCACGCACCTTTGCAGTGGGTCTTTCACCTGAACGTTTGCCGTCTTCCTTTGCACTGGTGCTGACGCTGCGTGCAACCGATGCCCTAATGGAGCGCAGTGAGCAAGTTAGCCTTACTCTTGCTTCCATTCGCATGCGCGAGTTGCGAGTGGCTCTGCTTGATTCGCTTGACCAGACTGCTTTGCTGCGTGCCTCTGCTACCTTTACCATTCAGCCCAAGCCCAGACACGACAATTTTGCCGCTGCACTAGATTCCCTTGAGCAAGCAAGTGTCTATCTACCGAATTCGCGCGCTTCCACTCTTTCTTTGCAGCGCAATTTTACCATAGAATGCTGGCTGCGCACCACTGCTCTAAGTGGTGTGCTACTCTCTACTTGGTCAGGTGTAACCAGCGATGCTTACCCGCTTGAGATTGAAATTTTGTCCAACGGTCGGCTGGGTGCATTTTTTGGCATTCCGTTTTCGTTTTCCCGTCTTGTCAGTCGGCGCGTGGTGGCTGATGGCGTCTGGCATCATATTGCTGTTACGCATGACAGTGTGCAGTCGTCTATGCGCTTGTTTGTAGATGGAGTACTGCAAGACAGTGCATCGACGCGCCTATATCGCGCCGCATTCCCTTCAGTACTGGAGCGTCGTGTGCTTTTGCATATCGGCTCGCGTGCAGGTCGAGAAAAATTTTTCCACGGCGAGCTTGATGAGCTGAAACTCTACCGGCGTGCAAAGTCTGCTGCCGAACTTGCCTCGCCAGAGCTTCTGGAACGCGAAAATGATGCGGCACTTGTTTGGACAGAATCTTTTTCTCCTACGGCGCGCAGTGCCCTCATAGGCGTTGGGCTGACTTCCGTGCGCGCTTCGCTTGCGCCACCTTCTCGCATTCGCAATCCTTGCGCAGATGTGCAGGGCAACACGGTGCTGGTGAGCTGGGAGTTTTCAGGCTCAGCTACTGCCGTGCAATTCACCGTTGAGCGCAGCAGCAATGGCACCAATTTTGAGCCTGTTGGTGTTGTAGAGTCCTTTTCCCATCAAACGTTTTACCGCTTCACAGATCGCTTGCCCGATGGTGCGCCTAAGGTGCTTTTCTACCGCATTCGTGCTCAGTCGCAAGGTCGCCCACCTTTCTTTTCCCAAACGCTCAAGCTGGGCCTTGCCGACACCAAGCCGTTCAGGCTGCACCAAAACACGCCGAATCCTTTCAACCCCACCACCACGATTGTCTATGAACTCTTTGTGCCTTCTTCGGTAGAACTCATTATCTACAATATGCTGGGCAATGAAATTACCCGCATTCGGCGCAACTCGCAGCCCGCTGGCACTTACAAGTATATCTTCAACGCCAGTGAATTTGACCTCTCGAGCGGCATTTATCTCTACCGCCTGCAAACAGAAATGGGCGCAGAGACGCGAAAAATGATTTTGATGAAATAA